In Pedobacter sp. W3I1, one DNA window encodes the following:
- a CDS encoding gliding motility protein RemB, with amino-acid sequence MKKILFLLFLVVSIYEVKAQAVYQPYSFQFYQKLSGEVYNPNTRIHSALKPFFIDDSLLRDKSSMLLSIGTDSTRKSWVSRKLFQEHLLDIQREDYTVYADFLPDFQIGRDVSGKKTTYLNTRGYQVGGTIGKKFSFYTSGFENQGRFAAYYDNYVNQTKVVPGQSYDRSFGKLTKDWSYVTATVSYTPIKYLNITAGYDKTFIGDGYRSLLLSDFSSPTPFLKLTGNLGNVQYMVMWTSMQDPGATKLSYDAGNRKKGGIFHYLDWNVNNKLSIGFFDSIIWAQTDDAGNRRGFDWGYANPVIFLRPVEASSGSPDNALLGFTTKYEFAKELVAYGQFSLDEFEAKNFFSSSGSSRNKYGWQLGLRGADVFHVAGLNYLLEYNTAKPYTFSSRTRIGNYANYNEPLAHPFGANFRELVGLLNYSYKRFDFSGELMYAKYGLDIAGQNYGKNIFEPYTDAVQPIGNYTTQGIRTDLFYAEGKVAYVVNPKYNLRLELGGVVRRESNNLGKNTTGLITFGLRSSFRNLYSDF; translated from the coding sequence ATGAAGAAAATCTTATTCCTCCTTTTTTTAGTCGTTTCCATTTACGAAGTTAAAGCCCAGGCTGTTTATCAACCTTATTCGTTCCAGTTTTATCAGAAATTGAGTGGAGAGGTTTATAATCCCAATACACGGATCCATAGTGCTTTAAAGCCTTTTTTTATTGATGATAGTTTGCTGCGTGATAAAAGTAGCATGTTGTTAAGCATCGGAACAGACTCAACCAGAAAATCGTGGGTATCGAGAAAATTATTCCAGGAACATTTACTAGATATTCAAAGGGAAGATTATACTGTATATGCCGATTTTTTGCCTGACTTCCAGATCGGTCGTGATGTTTCTGGTAAAAAAACTACCTATTTGAATACCCGTGGTTATCAGGTCGGTGGTACAATAGGAAAGAAATTTTCTTTCTACACCAGCGGATTTGAGAATCAGGGGCGTTTTGCAGCTTATTATGATAATTATGTAAATCAGACTAAAGTTGTGCCAGGTCAATCTTATGATAGGAGCTTTGGTAAATTAACCAAAGATTGGTCGTATGTTACCGCAACAGTATCTTATACACCCATAAAATATTTGAACATTACCGCAGGTTATGATAAAACCTTTATTGGTGACGGTTATCGCTCTTTATTGTTATCTGACTTTTCATCTCCAACTCCCTTTTTGAAATTGACCGGTAATTTGGGGAATGTACAATATATGGTGATGTGGACATCTATGCAGGATCCAGGTGCGACCAAACTATCTTACGATGCGGGTAACCGTAAAAAAGGGGGGATTTTTCATTACCTCGATTGGAACGTCAACAATAAATTATCAATTGGATTTTTCGACTCTATTATTTGGGCACAGACAGATGATGCTGGGAATAGAAGAGGATTTGATTGGGGCTATGCAAATCCTGTCATCTTCTTAAGGCCAGTAGAAGCCTCAAGCGGTTCTCCAGACAATGCTTTGTTGGGATTTACTACAAAATACGAATTTGCAAAAGAATTGGTGGCTTACGGTCAGTTTTCATTAGATGAGTTTGAGGCTAAAAATTTCTTCTCAAGTTCTGGCAGTTCCAGAAATAAATACGGTTGGCAATTGGGATTGCGGGGAGCAGATGTATTTCATGTAGCAGGTTTGAATTATTTATTGGAATACAATACGGCCAAACCCTATACATTTTCTTCAAGAACCCGTATCGGCAATTACGCCAACTATAATGAGCCTCTAGCACATCCTTTTGGTGCTAACTTTAGAGAGCTTGTTGGTTTATTAAACTATTCTTACAAACGTTTTGATTTTAGCGGCGAACTGATGTATGCTAAGTATGGTTTGGATATCGCTGGGCAGAACTATGGTAAGAATATTTTCGAGCCATATACTGACGCGGTACAGCCTATTGGGAATTACACCACTCAAGGGATTCGCACAGACCTTTTTTATGCGGAAGGAAAAGTAGCCTATGTAGTTAACCCGAAATACAACCTACGCTTAGAACTAGGTGGTGTGGTTAGGAGAGAAAGTAACAATTTAGGTAAAAATACTACCGGGTTAATTACCTTTGGTTTACGCAGTTCGTTTAGAAATTTATATTCTGATTTTTAG